In bacterium, the DNA window ATATCTTCTTCGCCAATGTATCGCTGATCCCGGTGTGCCTGGGGACCGTGGACATCTTTCCCGTCGTCGCATTCACGAATACGCTGTGCTTACCACCCTCGCGTTTCAGAAGGCACCCGGACCCGATCAAATGCTGGATCAGATCCCGGCGTTTCATGCCGTCAGCTGCAAGGGTTCCCGGATAACCTCAGTATTCTCCAATCGTTTTTCCGCTTCCTCCCGGTAGCACTCCAGCAACAGCCGGACCGCGTCGAGAAGATTCTCCCGGGCCTCTTCGAGGGTCGCGCCCTGGGTGTTCGCGCCGGGAAGCTCTTCCACGAAGGCGATATAGCCTTCCGGCACTTTCTGAAAAACAGCGGTCAGCTGCACTTTCATCTCCGCTCCTCCATCCGCCGGACGAAACCTGGGTACAGTATAGCTCATTTTTCAACCAAGCGGCTGGTTTTACCCCTCACCCTAGCCCGTAGGCGAGCCTCCCCCCAAAGGGGGGAGGGGACAAGCGACCCTCACCCCAGCCCGTTCCGACAAACGGCCCCGGTTTGACTCACCGCGGGGCGGGGGCTATAATGCCCCGGCGGTCAGCCTTCGCGGGGGATTTGTGAAACTGCCCGATAAAATCGCCGTCATGGGGGCCGGGAGCTGGGGCACCGCCCTGGCCATCGCCTTCGACTACGCGGGCGTCCCGGTCACCCTCTGGGCCCACACACCCGCCCTGGCCGCCAAACTCTCCCTGCACCGGGAGAACGTGGACTACCTCCCCGGCGCTCGGCTGCCCGATTCGATAAAAATCACCGATGACATCGCCGAGGCGGCCCGCGGCGCGGGGACGGTCTTCTCCATGGGGCCGACCCAGTTCGCCCGCGACGTCATCACCCGCTTCAAACCGTACCTCACCAAGGGCGCCATCGTCGTCAACGCCGCCAAGGGCATCGAGCGCACCAGCCACCAGACGATGACCGAGCTGGCCGAGGAGGTGCTCCCCGACCGGTTCCACAAGCGGCTGAGCGTGCTCTCGGGGCCGAACTTCGCCGAGGAGGTGGCCCAGGGGCTCCCCGCCGCCGCCGTCATCGCCAGCCGCTCCAAGGCCGCCGCCCGTTGGATCCAGCAGAAGCTATCCTCCGACCGCCTCCGCCTCTACACCTCCAACGACCCCATCGGCGCCGACATCGGCGGCTCGATGAAGAACATCTTCGCCATCGCCGCCGGGGCCATAGACGCCCTGGGGCTGGGGGACAACGCCCGCGCCGCGCTCATCACCCGCGCCCTCGTCGAGATAGCCCGCCTGGGCAAGGCCGTCAGCGCCAAGGGAAAAACCTTCAAGGGGCTCTCCGGCCTGGGCGACCTCCTCCTCTCCTGCTCCAGCCCCAAGAGCCGCAACTACAACGTGGGCTACCGCCTGGGGCGGGGGGAGAGCCTGCGGGACATCCTGGCCGACATGGTCCACGTCGCCGAGGGTGTGCCCACCACCGTTGCCGCCACGGCCCTCGCCGAGCGCCACAAAATCGAGCTCCCCATCACCGCCGAGGTCTTCCGGATGCTATACGGGGAGAAGAGCCCCGCCGACTGCGTCCGCGACCTGATGACCCGGGAGCTCAAGCCCGAGTAGTCGCGACCTTTCCCTAAATGTAGGGCGGGGACTTCTGTCCCCGCCGCCGGCCCCGACCCTCACCCCGGCCCGTCGGCGAGCCGCTCCCTAGAAGGGAGAGGGGGCCGTCGCACCCTTTATCCGCGCCTGCGATAACGTAGGGCGGCCCCTCTGCGGGCCGCCGCGAATTGCAATGACGTAGGGGCCGACCGACGGCGCGCCGTTCAGGTCGGCCCGTCTCGACATGGTGCCCGTAGGGCGGGGAACCGAGAG includes these proteins:
- a CDS encoding type II toxin-antitoxin system HicA family toxin; translation: MKRRDLIQHLIGSGCLLKREGGKHSVFVNATTGKMSTVPRHTGISDTLAKKICADLGIPQP
- a CDS encoding NAD(P)H-dependent glycerol-3-phosphate dehydrogenase translates to MKLPDKIAVMGAGSWGTALAIAFDYAGVPVTLWAHTPALAAKLSLHRENVDYLPGARLPDSIKITDDIAEAARGAGTVFSMGPTQFARDVITRFKPYLTKGAIVVNAAKGIERTSHQTMTELAEEVLPDRFHKRLSVLSGPNFAEEVAQGLPAAAVIASRSKAAARWIQQKLSSDRLRLYTSNDPIGADIGGSMKNIFAIAAGAIDALGLGDNARAALITRALVEIARLGKAVSAKGKTFKGLSGLGDLLLSCSSPKSRNYNVGYRLGRGESLRDILADMVHVAEGVPTTVAATALAERHKIELPITAEVFRMLYGEKSPADCVRDLMTRELKPE
- a CDS encoding type II toxin-antitoxin system HicB family antitoxin gives rise to the protein MKVQLTAVFQKVPEGYIAFVEELPGANTQGATLEEARENLLDAVRLLLECYREEAEKRLENTEVIREPLQLTA